AGGCTCTAGTTAGTTTTCATGCCATGAGCATGTAGCAGGCACTTGGTCTAAGGCAGTATGCAAAATGACCCCCAAAGCTTAAGAATTCTGCTCAAAATCAAAGCAAAGAACCATCTCCACTTGTAGCACAACCAAAATTCAGGTCATCCAAATTCCTAGGGAATTCAGTACTGATTAGTATTTGTCACtagtttatttggaaataaaataGATCTACAGCTCTCAGCCACCACTGTAGGAATAGTCCAGCAGCAATTTAAAACCTCCCCAATCCAGGAGACACAAGCAGCTGTGGTGTCTTGCGATTCAATTGGCATAGGGGAGAGAGGCTAAGCCTTGTGTCCCTAGGGGTATTTCTCTACTAAGTTGGCTCAGTATGATCTCTCCTAGTGTCAGAGAatcattttcttcctttctagGTTGTATTCGGCTAAGATCTGTTAAACCTGATGATCATGAGGCTTCCTGCATATGTTAATTGGAGGCTTTCTTCTAATCTGAAAGTTTGAATTTTGCCTATTTGTCAAAAGAGGAACAGGAGAAAAATCTTCTGCTCATAGGAATTAGTTGGTGGGCGTTTGTATGTCTTCCTGTATTTTCTTCAGGGTATCAGCCATCAAGTTGCAAGCTTTCTTGTGCTTCTGCCAGTGTTGCACCTGACACTCTCTGCAAAtgcaaaagagataaaaagtaacaacaaaaataataccacatttcttAGACTCCTTTCCCAAAAACAGACTCAAGGTGACACAACAAaagtaaaacatataaaacaataatcCATAGCACATAGAACCGCCCCATGAAACTACTAGATTATCAGTTACAACCACTGACAATCAAACAACACAACTTAAGCTGCTGCGTTAAAACAACCCGTCATATAGCATCaaatggggagaggcaacgagtggggtgccgcagggctcagtcctgggcccagtgctcttcaacgtttttattaatgatttggacgaggaggtgcagggaacgctgatcaaatttgcagatgacacaaaattgggtgggatagctaataccctggaagacagaaacaaacttcaaagtgatcttgataggctggagtgctgggctgaaaaccacagaatgaaatttaataggggtaaatgccaagttctacatttaggaaatagaaaccaaatgcacagttacaagatgggggatacttggctcagcaatactacaaacgagaaggatcttggaattgttgtagatcacaagctgaatatgagccaacagtgctcaaagggaaatgctattttgggctgcattaatagaagtatagcttccaaatcacgtgaggtactggttcctctctattcagccctggttcctctctatttggctctggttaggcctcatctagagtattgcgtccagttctgggctccacaattcaagaaggacgcagacaagctggagcgtgttcagaggagggcgaccaggatgatcaggggtctggaaacaaagccctatgaagagagactgaaagaactgggcatgtttagcctggagaagagaagattgaggggagacatgatagcactcttcaaatacttaaaaggttgtaacacagaggagggccaggatctcttctcgatcctcccagagtgcaggacacggaataatgggctcaagttaaaggaagccagattccagctggacatcaggaaaaacttcctgactgttagagcagtacgacaatggaatcagttacctagggaggttgtgggctctcccacactagaggcattcaagaggcagctggacaagcatctgtcaaggatgctttagggtggattcctgcattgagcagggggttggactcgatggccttgtaggccccttccaactctgctattctatgattctatgaaatgcttgGAAATAGAGGGAGGTCgtgacctggtgttgaaaagcTGACAATGCTGTTGCCAGGCAGGCTTCGCTGGGGAGAACATtaccaaaattggggggccaccaccaaaaaggtcaTCTACCTTGTTGCATCCACTGAACCTTCATCAAAGGACCCTTCAGAGCAGGGCTTCAGACACTGATTGTTGAGTACACGTAGGTTCATACTGGAAGAGGTGCTCTATAatgtattgcagtcctgagccacATATAATATGTATGTAGCAATAATAACGAGTATGGGATTCAGAATAGAATATAGATATACAAATACGAGTATCTAGCACAGAGCAGGAGACATGGCGGAGGTGATTCTCACCTCTACCacacctcccgctctgcatttcagctagatagGCTTTTTCAGCCGTCTATGTGCGGCACTgctgagtgggagggaaggaggctggagaggcctcaaaCTATGTTGTAAGCCAGCCTCTCCCGTCCCCTTCCCTCCATGCTCATGGGAACGCCCTCTTtacctcctctctgaggtcacttttgcaaccttggagaagcAGCCAGCAAGGTTCTCTACAtaccagctatttatttatttatctatgagggagagagagggggggggaggggagattggaTTCCTtggtctgaggtcagagtgctgactctgacctcagatccaggaatctggaaTCCTATGCCCCCGGCAAATTATGCCTAGGGGCTATAGTGTCACTCCCCAAAGGACTCAAGATAACATGGCATATCTCTGATGTTTGGTGTACTTACCGTTTGCAATACCATTCATTCCGGCAATGGGAGCAGCGTTTTGCTGCCTCAAAACCACACATTGCACACTTTGGTTTGTCTGGTATCAGGGCTTCCATTACATCTAGGTTGTATGTCTTTGCCCATCTGATTTAAGACAGAAAGCAGTTTTCAGAAAAACCTACAATATAGGCAATTCCAATAGTTACTTAGCCTTTGAGAACTTATCCATCTCAGGgaacaatcccatgcatgtttagacagacttttttcctgtccaaacttGCATTGGATTGTTCCCTCAGACTGATATCACATCCAGTGGAATAATAAGAGGTATTTAAGGAAGTTGATAACTAGTTAAGATGAATTTAGCACAATatgacaacaacaaaattattCCCAAAATTTACATAGTTGTAGGCTGCGTACAGAAAGATACATCATGGAAAAGTCTCTTTTGAAAGAGTTGCTTACATCTGAAATAGTGAACCAGTAATCATAACCCCAAGCAAATTGAAGATAATTAGAGATTCTTGAAGATGTTCAACTAGAAttgaaagaagcaaattcaggaaaGTTTTGATGGACCATGCTTGTGGAACCATTTCTTAATTCTATAGGGCCTTTTTTGCTCTGGATACTTCCATCTGCACTGGAAGTATTGGTGAAGAACAGGCAAAATGGCTGTGGTCTTGTTCAGCTAGTTCTGCTCAGTTGGCTCAGGCCTCTgggccaggaggagggagttTCAGGGAACATTCCTCAAGGTCTATCTCATGGCTTGGGTAATTGGCTGTGCCAAGCACTCCCTATCACCTACAACAGCACCTGCGGAGTTATCAGCTCAGCTGAACAGCCCAAGGCCGTGTTAATTGGGGTGTTGACCCGTTTTGGTTGTGGGAAGAAACGGCCTGGTGAGGGAGGAGGCGCCGATGCATAGGATTGGCTAAGGCAGGTCACAATACCAACCCGAAAAGGGATAAAGAGGTGGGTAGATAGGGGATAGCCATCTTCCCAGAGGCTACACATGTGTGGACTGGAAGATCAGTGTCGAGCTGGGAGACAGCTCGGTTTTAGGaaggttttttatgtttaaatGTCTGGATGGTCCAGGGGAGGCTAGCCGCCATTGTGGCAAGTTTTATGGTGGGGCTAATCGTTTTAGGATGTAATCGCTTGCTGCTAAACTTTCCTCAACATTCCTCATTCCCCCTCTTGCCTTCCTCCCCTTTGCTTTTACTGCTTGACTGGAGCCTTACAAGTTAGATTTTAGTTTATATAAATAAACTGCTTCGGTCCTTAAAGCCTGTGTGTGTTGTTATTCTCTGGTGGGCTGGCTAATACTGTCTTGGCACGgggttagggaggtggtggtctggGAAATTGGATGATTGATCCaaagcctaccttgcaggagaGTTGTGTGGACCCCAACTTTCCTTCACAGTAACTATAACTTGGTCCTAGAAAAATAGTTACCAGACCTGGCTCCTGCTAGGTAAGCAGGATGTTATATCCTGTGAAGTAAGCCTGTGATAGGGAGCCAACAACTCCCTTTGTCAGAAAAGCTTGTAATGATCTGCTATAGCCCATAGCTACTCAAAAGTCTCTTATGGGGTCTGGATATTCTTCTTGGATTTCTTTCCTTAGATGATGCATAGATTAAAAATTCCTGCTTGAAACCTCAGAAGGCCTGAGTTGAAGACCTGTGTCATTCTGAAGTTCTGACAGACTTCAAATAGAATTCTCTTAAGGCTACATTTTGCATGACATTATTCCTACATGAAGGTAACGTCATATGTGTGAAGAAGACACGGCAGATTCTAAACTTGGTTGAATTGTGTAAGCTGAATTTTCATTTTTCAGTTTGTGAGCTTTCAGGTAGGTTCTGAGCATCTAGTGGACTATAATAAAGACTGTTCACAACAGAAGCTGAGCATGGTTGAAGTCTTACCTGCGAGCCTGGCTTTTCAGTTCCTCTTCTGAAGGGCTAAACATATTGTTTACCTGGTGCTTGGCAATTGCTTTCCATTTTCCAGAGTTCTCTCCAACAACTTGGTCCCAGATTACAGGAACCTAccagtaaaagaataaaaggtGCATTTATCTCAAGCAAGGGATCCAAGAGTCGTAATAATTCCTGGGATCTAGCAGAATACAAGCACATCTGGAGTTGATAAGCATCAACGTACATCAAAGAAAAAAGCAGGATGTGCATGTTTAACTGAGGAAGAAATATCTCTGAATAGGGTGGGGTTTGAAGGAACGTTGAACAACTATGTAATAGTGGACAAAACCCCAATACTTCTTTAAGATGCTACAGCTTTTTCAAGACATTCAAACCTGAATCATTCAGTGTTTaacagtatattttatttttgttgctgaACTGCTTGTCCATCTCTGCCTACTTTTCTGAAACCCTTTCCTTGGTTTTTATCTCCTAAATTCTTTTTTTTCCATCAAAGATGCCATGCCAGGATCAGCTTAGGCCACAACTAGCATGCTGCTTTCTAACTGGTTTCAAACTGTAATGCTAAATTAGAAATGAGGGAAGTTTTGCCCAGAAAAAAAAGCATGAAGGGAAAAACTAGATGTGTCCATTTACTTATTAAAGAAATGTGGGTAggggtttgatttttttaaaatcaaaataagcaTATGGGAGAGGGGATTGAAACTTGCCCCTCCTCCACCTCACCTTCCAGCAAGGTCTTTTCCCTCAGCCCTCTAGAtatctccgctgtggcaccccagttgtggaatgagctccccggagaggtccgcctggcgcctacactgtactcctttcgtcgccagctgaagacctttttagtctctcagtattttaacacttaattttaacttaaatttaaattttactgttctaactctgtattttaatcttatatcaattttgctgcatggttttatcctggttgtgctttttatactgtattttgtatttgtgcttttaacctgttggttgttttattatggttttaatttttgtgaaccgcccagagagctttggctattgggcgctataaaaatgtaataaataaataaataaataaataaatatctcctctGATATTGGAACTGGCTGGGGAAAATGGCTTAAAATCTTCAGAGAGCAGCAAGTTAAGGAGAAGTAGAGGGTGGGTTTTGCTCCTCCACCATGTGCAAATTTTGATATAAAAAttacttccccacccctgtgttatAGGTAAACTGGCAAGCACACATTTAATAAGGATGTCCAGATCTAATTTGCCCCTCTTGGATTTCCAAAACAATTCCTGGTTGTACCATGTCATCAATGATGGATCTACTAATCCCTCAATCTGGGGGGGCGGGGATTTACATAACTTTACATTACTGTTGAGTGGAGCTAAGAATTAACAACAATCACACAACTTTAAGGAAAAGACAACAAAACAAATACACAGCAGAAACAAAACTACAAAACATCAAAGAAGCAGCAGACGTCAATTTTCATTCAGCCCAACTGCCTGCTGAAATAACCAAGTCTTTCCTATTTGCTGTAGTAAACAGAGGTAAAACCACATGTGTTTCCTTTGGGGAGTATTCCACAAAATGGGGACTAATAAAGCTTTTGGGAAGCTTGTGAATGTCAGGTGTGCTGAACCaatcaaggctatcaatggctattagtcataatGCCTATGGAATAGCAGCTGCTGGGGATCATGAGCTGGAGGGTGTTATAACTGTGCTAATGTCACTTTTGTGCACTTACCACAGggatctgattggccactgtgggaacagaatgctggagtagataggcCTGTGGTCTCATCTAGtacggctcttcttatattcttatgaaccACTGCACTGGACCTCAAAAAAATCCTCCATCTGGATATGCTCACAGAAGGCTAAAGAAGTAATGACCCCTCTTCAGTTACCCTAGCTGATAATAATTAACTGAAAATTCTAAAGCCATCACACTGCTAAGTTTACACAGCTTCTAttgtaaagagagagaaagagttctACAGATGATTTGCTGATTCAGGTTACACCATTACTGCTTTTTTTGAATGTTTGTGAATATATCTATGGATGAAACAGGTAAGGTCAACTGCCACAGCCCTTCAGCTATATTCATAATTCTTTTCTGGGCCAACTTTTGTGAACACAATCCTCTTGTGGACCCTTCTTAACTTCTTGGAATCAACAGGATTCAGGAAATGTACCAGTGACTAATTCATGGATTTATTACATGAGCAAATGATGACCAGCTATATTTTTCAGCCAATCTCAGAcaactacatttatatacagttGTTTTCTTATCATCCTATATATTAATAGTGAATTCATCCTCTGAGTGTCAATCCTTATCTAGTCCAAATTCCATGCACAGTGGGAAAGTATCAATAGCTTTGGAAAAACTGAAGTACAAAACAAAATTAGAAAGATAAAAAGTAATGGggaaaactaccacaaaaacaaCCAAAGGAGGACTAAGAATTGTGAGTGGCTACAGAATGCTGTCTccggagggaggggaaaaatcaaaacagaaaaaagagaagGGAGAATAGAATAGAGCAAGGCTGGCTGGAAGCACTCTATCCtacaaacattttattgcaggcccCACTTGTAATTATATATCTACAATATAGTTTGTAGGGTTCAGATCTTCAGAGAACACAACACTTGAATACTGCAGAAGTGAGAATCCAAAAACAGGTCTCAAATACTGTAAGATTAAGATACATGATGAGAAATCTAGCCTGGAATATGGGCCTGGTAGGTCTCAAAAAGCTGCCACATAGCTAAAATGTACTTAAAATAGAACTTTCTGTAATTTGCAAGTTCTCTGAAAAGGAACACCCAGGCGTGGGTTTTCAAATATGAGAGAATATTCTGGCTAAGAGCCTCTGGGATGAAGTTCAGGCTTTAGAGGAAAAGCTGCTATTTCAAAAGCACTACTGCCCCTACTGAATAAAAATTGCAGTGCAGAGACCAAGAGTAAAGGACTCCTCTGTAAAGAGCAAGAAATGGAAATAGGCCTTTTCATAACTGCTTGGCATGAAGATAGTGGGTGGGTtcatggcttgtttggaagctTGCCTTGCCAGGATGTGCCTAATTTAGCTGCagcttccccccatcccaccccaccccacccccaatgtgtcTAAGAATGCTGACTCTCAGTTACTGGTATCAATGGAAACTAAGAAGAGAATGACAAGACTAGAATTATCCAACAGTTAACAATTTTGACACAAACACACTAGATTCAGCAACTCTGCTGCATATGCATACTTTATGCAATCAATAAGTCCTATAATTCTGATTGTGTTAGGAATAAATGCATAGCTACCTTTGATATCCAATTGCTTCGCTCATTTTGGGACTCCTCTGGGAAGTGGTAAATCTCTGTTGCGCAAACAGTGGGTCCTGGctgcacaatggaattggcaggacccaccacttgcacaagaAAATCTGCAGGGCACAAGAAAATTGGCAGGGGCATAAGCGCCCCATTGGATTCCATGCTATTCAATAACAAAATGAAGCAAAATTGAGGAGCAGGAATAGGAAAGTTGAAAAGAAAGAGGTAGTGCTGGATATACCTGCTCTAGTATGAGGTCCTTCTTAGGTGGATCAGGATCTGTCACAGCAAGATGGCTCAGGAATCTCTGAATCTCCAAAAGATTGGGGAATTGATCAATGACAACTTCAGTCAGGAAAGCACGGAGCTAAACCCAGAGAGTATGACAAGAGAAGTCATTAATCATTTACAAATGATTAAAAGAGTTTGCATAAAAATACAAAGCTCTACTTTTTTTCTCTTAGATCCAGGTGCTGGTTAATAAACCCCAATGAATTTTTCATCACTGAATCTTCACTGCACAAACAAAATCTGAAAACAACAATACAAGGAAGTAAATGTTCACTACACataggagggcaatgaggatggtcaggggcctagaaacaaagccctatgaggagagactgaaagaactgggcatgtttaacctggagaagagaagactgaggggaagacatgatagcactcttcaaatacttgaaaggatgtcacacaaagaagggccagaatctcttcttgatcatcccagagtgcaggacacggaataacgagctcaagtgacaggaagccagattctggctagacatcaggaaaaacttcctgactgttagagcagtgcgacaatggaaccaattacctagggaggttgtgggctctcccacactagaggcattcaagaggcagctggacaaccttctatcaggtatgctttaaggtggattcctgcattgagcagggggttggactcaatggccttataggccccttccaactctactattctatggacACCAAGGAGTGCTATAGTAGGAAGCTTGCTATTATCATCTTTCTGTGGGAAAAGGCAGAACTGATATAAACAAGCAGTCCACCAACTCCCATATTGAGCTGACAGACTAGCAGCCAGGGAATTGGAGCAGATTTTATAACTGGTGTAATGTAGTCCCCCCTAGGTGTTTAAAGCTAGAATAGTGAATCTAAAAATGCTAGATATATGGTAAGACGCACACTCTGCAGTCCTGTACCTTCAGGAGCTGGCCTTTGCtgaaattattgaagttgtattTGCGCTGGCATTCTGAGCTAAGAAGTATGTTATACAGAGCAATCCACACTTGCCCATCTAATTTAGTAATCTTCACATGGTCTTCACGGGGCACCTCATACCATGCACCGTTCTCAAACTTCTTCAGCTTCCCTGGGGAAAAAGAGCCAACTATAATATAGTAAGATACATATTTTATTGCaagaaaatgtttaaatgtgACAAATATGTGATAAAAATGTGACAAATATCTTGGTATCCATGCCAAGAGGGATGAAATGTTGTTCATGCAACTGTGACTGTATTAGTTTAAACAGAATGTAAAGGTAGCCATTCCAGGTTATCTGTATGATATAATTTGTCCAGTTTGTTTCCTGTTCCTTCAGGGACTTAATGATCACAGAAATGTTTTTTCTGGTTCTGTAGTGCTATAAGGGGAGCAAGATGCCTCTTTGTTGGGGCTTCCCTTTTGCAAAACTGAAGCAtcatttccccaaaataataTGCCTTTCCATTCTAAATGTTTTTCTTACAATTTATTTGAAACCTCCCTCGCCTGGAAATAAAACTCTGCACAGAAAtaataaatggccaccctagcctcCAGCTTCAGTTCTAGACAGCTGGGTAATCATCAAGCTAATTCTCCTAAGGGATGGTTTTAAGGTTCAGTTCAAGAGACTGTGAACTTCAAGCTCCCCCTTCAGGTGAGAACAGCATGTCCCAGTATGGAAATGCATCTTTAGCATGGGACACATGAGTGAAACGTTACACTCTGCATAATAGAATGTGACTCTCCACAGGAAATAAATTTGTAAAAGCCTCCAGGTACAGTAATGCAAGCTGAGTCATTGTTGAGCCTTATGTCAAAATCAGTGCCCTAgtcaaatttcatttcatttcagtttgtaccTTGGTATTCTCAAACATCTCTTGTACATACAGGTTTCTTCCTCGCATGATTGCTTGATCAGCCAATTTTTAAAGTGCTGAAAATGAACAATGACAACCAGCTTCTTGAAATGACAAACTGAGGTGTTTACTCATATATATTTGTAAGGAAAACTTGTGAGTAAGCACCTCAGCTTGCTGAGTGGACAATTATTTATGTACCTTAGTGGTTGGTTTATCTGTGTTTGTGCTTTCAACACAAAAAGCAGCACAGGAACCAAGAAAATGTGAatgaaaattgttgttgtttattcgttcagtcgcttccgactcttcgtgacttcatggaccagcccacgccagagctttctgtcggccgtcgccacccctagctccctcaaggacaagtctgtcacctccagaatatcatccatccatcttgcccttggtcggtccctcttccttttgccttccactttccctagcatcagcctcttctccagggtgtcctgtcttctcattatgtggccaaagtacttcagttttgccttcagtatcattccctcaagtgagcagtctggctttatttcctggagtatggactggtttgatcttcttgcagtccaaggcactctcagaattttcctccaacaccacagttcaaaagcatctatcttccttcgctcagctttccttatggtccagctcttgcagccataggttactacggggaataccattgctttaactatgcggacctttgttgtcagtgtggtgtctctgctcttaactattttatcaagatttgtcattgctctcctcccaagaagaaataaaaattagctagggacaaataaaagtaaaagaaagaaactaaAACAAAGGTAAAGATAGGCCTGAGGAATCATGTAAAAAGCAGCTGATGGAGACATAAATTTCAGAAGGTgacaaaaaataaattacaaaggCATTTCCTGGGCATAGTAATGTCAACACATCATTTACCAGGAaggcaaaagggtggggggaggactcCAGGGTTTTGCAGAGGATCTTTGTGATGTCCTAAGGTTAGCCCACAAACAATATAGGACTCAACCAGCAGGAATCCTCATCAACCTAAAAGGACCTACAGGAACAAGAACAACtctttaacccacccaccccctttcttcaTAGATCAAGAAACTGGAATCATGGCAATTTTCATTAATTCAACTAGCTGTTGATGGAGACAAACTCCAACCCATAATACAAACTCCAACCCATAATACACACCTTCCTCACGATAGCTCCATGGACAATGCTCTACCAACTGTACCAAAAGACACGGAAAGTTGTGGGTATTCAGCATCCTTGTCACAGCACTCACTGGCAAGCTGACAAAGAATATGGGCAGAAAAAGGGATATACTGAAGATGCCAGTTTTATGTAATATAGCAGCTATTTTTCCCTTTGGATTTCACAATACTTTAATTAATTTGCAGAAAAATTAAGTGACAGAAATAAGGACCTCAAGGTAGTCATGTTAGGATGCATACAACATGTCACCAATAACAAAGAATGCACACAAGTAGATATTAGTGTCAAAATCCATACTACTGTACTCGGTTTACCATGACTACTACACTCCAACACTTCAGTTGAAACATACTTCAAAAGATTAACGCCAATGAACACAGCAAAAGGTCACTCCTATTGAAACAAGGATGTCATCAAGATGTTTTGTGGTGGCATTTAcaccaatgttaaaaaaaattttttacggAAGAATTAGAAGACTGTGCCAGCACTGTATAATGAAAGTCATGGGCCCTAGGTCAGGGCCTTAATAGCATGACTGACAATCCGGACCTGGAATGACCTCAATCCTCCTCAGATCAAACAACACAAGAAATAAATTAAGTTCAGGGTCAAGTACAGCTATTCTTGACTGTTACACAAGCTTTCCATGGACCACCAGAGGTCTGCAGACCATAGTCTGTGAACCTCTGCACTCAGGAATttagagtggggggtggggggaagctcaaCTCTTCTCCCAAGTACTTACCTTAGTTCCTCCATGAAAAGTGAACATACCTCTCTATCAAACCAGTGATGAAGCGGAACACAGATAGAGCTTTCAGGGAGATCTCAAACTCCATATCTTCAGCTTGCTTCTTTAACTCCTGAAAGCAGCGAAAGTGAGAAGACTTTATCTGGACTACTATAGTGTGTTGTACATAGAGAGGTGAAGGCCTgcaaaaaaacctgaaaaattGGGGGCAAAACGTTTTTTTCTCGTTTTTTTCCGAAGacttttttgtttcccccccaaaaaaacctggaaaaatggggggaagtgAAGAAAAagtggattatgggatgttttattttagcatgatgcaTAAAATGTttcagacaaggtgttcagatattaaCTTCTCCAAAGAATGTACAGTATCAGATACaattctgtgcaccaaggacaagcaagtcctaggttgcaaactgagtctacaactctcaaatgcaagagcaagatgcatttctgcctctagggggcactgccattgaagtagagactgaaactgatagctatagctcagaaactGAGTCTGATTAAGTTTCATACATATGAaatttctcagttctttttatgcgaatgggtgctttatgtctgcttgacactgtggaggactagcggagacataaataattttctttgttactaatgttgatggtttcttctgttgttgttttaaa
This window of the Elgaria multicarinata webbii isolate HBS135686 ecotype San Diego chromosome 3, rElgMul1.1.pri, whole genome shotgun sequence genome carries:
- the ZMYND10 gene encoding zinc finger MYND domain-containing protein 10, coding for MEELLPTVLLPGEAEALVESLRNFQLRDIGDYGWIRQHEYIEKLNMQAVLSASSGQEQFLIELLVNNAKIPILIQELITVEIWKQKIFPILCRLEDFKPKSTFPIYLVVRHEASVINLLETVFFHKEICESAEDTILDLIDYTHRKLTLLAAQSSSGKIPVEQKLQREDLANLSSMQELKKQAEDMEFEISLKALSVFRFITGLIESLPVSAVTRMLNTHNFPCLLVQLVEHCPWSYREEGKLKKFENGAWYEVPREDHVKITKLDGQVWIALYNILLSSECQRKYNFNNFSKGQLLKLRAFLTEVVIDQFPNLLEIQRFLSHLAVTDPDPPKKDLILEQVPVIWDQVVGENSGKWKAIAKHQVNNMFSPSEEELKSQARRWAKTYNLDVMEALIPDKPKCAMCGFEAAKRCSHCRNEWYCKRECQVQHWQKHKKACNLMADTLKKIQEDIQTPTN